A genomic region of Gossypium hirsutum isolate 1008001.06 chromosome D01, Gossypium_hirsutum_v2.1, whole genome shotgun sequence contains the following coding sequences:
- the LOC107921673 gene encoding uncharacterized protein, with protein MRRRDGSDDADVITGTFFVHSVLYYGLIDIGYTNSYIASDVSINLSLTAENIAREFSVISPLGQSIRVDRVYKWVPLELQGIVFQANLMELPFSEFDLILGMDLLIAYRVSLNCETKKVTLRLNENDEVVMVGDISTVREFPDVFPEELPGVPPDREVEFGIDLLPGNAPVSNAPYRMTSKELAELKVQLQELIDKGFIRPSVSP; from the exons ATGCGACGCCGTGACGGGAGCGATGATGCTGATGTCATTACAGGTACCTTCTTTGTTCATTCTGTTTTGTATTATGGTCTCATTGATATTGGCTATACTAATTCGTACATTGCTAGTGATGTTTCTATAAATCTGAGTTTAACCGCTGAGAATATTGCTAGAGAGTTTTCTGTGATTAGTCCTTTGGGTCAGTCAATTCGAGTTGATAGGGTATACAAATGGGTACCCCTAGAGCTCCAGGGTATAGTATTCCAAGCCAATTTAATGGAATTGCCCTTTagtgagtttgatttgattttgggaatggatttgCTCATTGCATATCGAGTCAGTCTAAATTGTGAAACCAAGAAAGTTACCCTAAGATTGAATGAGAATGACGAGGTGGTTATGGTTG GAGATATCAGCACCGTGAGGGAGTTCCCAGACGTCTTTCCCGAGGAATTGCCCGGAGTACCTCCGGatagagaggtagagtttggaattgatctGTTACCAGGTAATGCTCCAGTGTCCAATGCGCCTTATCGCATGACATCGAAAGAGTTGGCCGAGTTAAAAGTGCAGCTTCAGGAACTCATTGATAAAGGATTTATTCGACCGAGTGTGTCTCCGTGA